The DNA sequence CCTGTATTTAACTTAATTACAAGCTATATAATAAATATACTTTCTTATATAATAAAAAAAAGCTGGAAAATTTCCAGCGACTTTACTCTAAGACCTTCATTTTTATAACTGCATAATCGTCCTCTTGATATCCGAAATTAAATCCATCTATTTCGTTCTCAATTAGGTTTATTAAATTAGTATTCTTACCTTCTTTTTTAATTATATCCAGTAATCTATCTAATCCAAATTGTTCTTCTTTACTATTCTTAGCCTCTACTATACCATCTGTATAAAATAATACCTTATCACCTTTTTCTAATTTTATAGTGCTTTCTTGATACTCTATTTTTTCAAACAAACTACAAACAGGATATCCCCTTGATTCTAATAGCTTTAAACCTTCATTATTTAATACTATAGGTACACTATTATGTCCTCCATTTACATAAGTAAAAGTATTATATCTTCTATTCATAACTCCATAAAATATAGTAAAATATTTGTCATCATCAAGGTGTAAGTCAAGAAATCTTTTGTGTAGTTCGCTTATAGCTTCTGCAGGACTTAATATTTCACTTTTTATTGAGCGCATTGTTTGTCTAACAAACATAGTCATCATTGATGCTGTTACTCCATGCCCTACTACATCACTTATATATATACCTGTATGTTCTCCATCTATATTAAATACATCAAACATATCACCACTTAACATTTCTGATGGTCTATATAAATAATCAATTTCAATAGAACCATATCTACCTTTTGTAGGTAATATTTTTTTCTGTAAAGCTCTAGCAAACTCTAAATCTTTACTCATTTTTTCATTCTTCTTTAATAATTGCTGCTCTAATTTTCTCTCTCTAGTTACATCCCTAAAAACCTCTACTGCAGCATAGATATTTCCATTAACATCCCTTACTGGAGAACTTTTTACTGAAAAAATCTTACCATTTACATACTCTTCCTTTTTCTGTCCGACACCTGCTTTGATAGTTTTTTTAGTTATACATGTCTTACAAGGTCTATTCTTTCCTAAAACCTCATAACATTTCTCTCCAACTATTTTTTTACCTAGACATTTTTCCATAGTCTTATTGGCATATATAATCATTCCATTTTCATCTATAACCCTTACCCAATCTACCATGCCATCTAATATATCATATGTAAGTCTTTTATGACTTTTTATCTTACCTTCATGTTTTACTTCTCTATTTTCGCTTAACATAGTGTCCCCCTCTAATCTAGTGAACGAACTTTAACATTTTTAATTAATCTTCAATGTTATTCACTAACAATCAATATTATATCATAAATGTTCTTTAATATTCAGAAAACTTAATGTAAAACATCAGCTCTTATGTACTCTTTCTCTAGCTAATAATTGTGAAACTCTATTCTTTTGTAATATCTGTTCAGCCTTATTAAGTCCAAGATTTTTAAGTATTTTCATTACATTCATATTATCAAATGGTGTCATTATTAATGAATCCTCACCAAACTCATTTACTATATGTGTAGCTTTATCGACATCTATATTAGTTCTAGGTCCTCCAACGCATCCACCTTTACAGCCCATACCCTCAATAAAGTTAGCATCTACTTTACCATTCATTAAGTCATCTAAAACCTCTTTACATTCAGCTATACCATCGACCTTTTTAGGTTTAAATTTTATAAGTCGCCTTGGAGCTATTCTATTAACGACAGTTTTTACTGAAAAACTTACTCCTCCAGTTCTCGCATATACCCTTCCTCCAAAGGATGCTTGGTCTTTTTCATCGTTAGGCATTTCTTTAAGGTTAATATTTAAAGCTTTAAAAATTTCATCTAATTCTCTATATGTTAAAACAAAGTCAATATCTCCTTTGAGCCTTTCATCTTTAGCTTCTGCTTTTTTAGCTATACATGGACCTATGAAAACTATTTTTGCATTAGGATAAAATTCCTTTAATATTCTACCAGAAGCTATCATTGGAGATATAGATGGGGCCATTTTTTCTAATAGTTTAGGATAATGCTTTTCTACTAGATTAACCCATACTGGACAACAACAACTCGTAATATAAAAATCATCTTCACTGGTTACTAAATGGTCAAATTCAAATGCTTCTTTAATAGTTAGTATATCTGCAAAAAGGGCTACTTCAACCATATCTTCAAATCCCATAAGTTTAAGTGCTGACCTTAACTGTCCCATAGTTATATCATCACCAAACTGTCCTACAATTGATGGAGCAACAGTAGCAAAAACCTGAGTATCTTTGTTTTTTAACATTTCTACCATTGGTATAAACTCAATTTTATCTGCGATTGCTCCAAATGGACAATTTACTACACACTTTCCACAATTTAAGCACTTATTATTTTCAATTATTGGTCCTTCGCTTCTTCTGTATATATGGGCTTCGTATTTACATGAATCACGGCAGGGTACTTCTTCATATACTTCGTGACATTCTTTACATGCACCATCTATCTTAGTCACTATTGGTTGCTCTACTGCTTTCAATTTACTAGCAATATCAAACTCATCCGAAAATTCAACATCTCCCTTTGGGTTAAGGCCCATAACTACTCTAACTTGGTCCCTAATAAAACTATCATCTTCATTGGTAAAATTATAATCATGTCTTATCTTTTCTACCAAAGTAGGTAAATCCTTTTTCAATGTTCCATTCCAAGCCCTAGATACTACTTCTCTAAAAATCTCCATTCTCTTGTTTTGAAAATCATTAAATCTACTATCCATTTCAAATCACCTTTTTAATGTTATATTTGGGCTAAAAGCTACTTTAACATACATTAGTGTATCCTTAAAATTTATTGTAAATACATAATAAATCATTTATTAATTATAGTTCTCTATACGTTGTAAATACAATATGCGTTGTAAAAATTTTATCATTGTTATATAATTTTCTTGTAT is a window from the Caldisalinibacter kiritimatiensis genome containing:
- a CDS encoding SpoIIE family protein phosphatase, giving the protein MLSENREVKHEGKIKSHKRLTYDILDGMVDWVRVIDENGMIIYANKTMEKCLGKKIVGEKCYEVLGKNRPCKTCITKKTIKAGVGQKKEEYVNGKIFSVKSSPVRDVNGNIYAAVEVFRDVTRERKLEQQLLKKNEKMSKDLEFARALQKKILPTKGRYGSIEIDYLYRPSEMLSGDMFDVFNIDGEHTGIYISDVVGHGVTASMMTMFVRQTMRSIKSEILSPAEAISELHKRFLDLHLDDDKYFTIFYGVMNRRYNTFTYVNGGHNSVPIVLNNEGLKLLESRGYPVCSLFEKIEYQESTIKLEKGDKVLFYTDGIVEAKNSKEEQFGLDRLLDIIKKEGKNTNLINLIENEIDGFNFGYQEDDYAVIKMKVLE
- a CDS encoding [Fe-Fe] hydrogenase large subunit C-terminal domain-containing protein, whose product is MDSRFNDFQNKRMEIFREVVSRAWNGTLKKDLPTLVEKIRHDYNFTNEDDSFIRDQVRVVMGLNPKGDVEFSDEFDIASKLKAVEQPIVTKIDGACKECHEVYEEVPCRDSCKYEAHIYRRSEGPIIENNKCLNCGKCVVNCPFGAIADKIEFIPMVEMLKNKDTQVFATVAPSIVGQFGDDITMGQLRSALKLMGFEDMVEVALFADILTIKEAFEFDHLVTSEDDFYITSCCCPVWVNLVEKHYPKLLEKMAPSISPMIASGRILKEFYPNAKIVFIGPCIAKKAEAKDERLKGDIDFVLTYRELDEIFKALNINLKEMPNDEKDQASFGGRVYARTGGVSFSVKTVVNRIAPRRLIKFKPKKVDGIAECKEVLDDLMNGKVDANFIEGMGCKGGCVGGPRTNIDVDKATHIVNEFGEDSLIMTPFDNMNVMKILKNLGLNKAEQILQKNRVSQLLARERVHKS